In a genomic window of Ranitomeya imitator isolate aRanImi1 chromosome 5, aRanImi1.pri, whole genome shotgun sequence:
- the LOC138637781 gene encoding uncharacterized protein: MWVHPIINEREEKGHFHVLYQDLRSFPEKFIQFCRLTIQAFDRLLIILAPQLSYEDTCMQRSISAEERLLITLRFLATGESYTSLHLQFRVGKSTISQIVRCTCAVIWQKLQPIVMPCPTEETWLQVAAGFQSVANFPNCVGAVDGKHVRVLKPPRSGSRFFNYKKYFSVVLMAVAGANYKFVAIDVGAYGSSGDSRVLQSSQIGLQILRDGGTLPAPRPLPGSTHPVPFVMVSDEVFPLKTNLLRPYPRRALDDRRRIFNYRLSRARKYVECTFGIMCSQWRIFHTAIQLDTETVDTVIKACCVLHNYVRDYSTEVVEESQLSELIAVDNLGQGRQSISGLRVRETFTDYFMSPEGAVHWQYSCAGVEQPEQQRRSDT, translated from the exons atgtgggttcatcccattATTAATGAGcgggaggaaaagggacacttccatgtcctttaccaagatttaaggag tttTCCTGAGAAATTTATCCAGTTTTGCCGGCTTACGATTCAGGCATTTGATCGCCTTCTGATAATTCTGGCTCCACAACTCAGCTATGAAGACACATGCATGCAAAGATcaatctctgctgaggaaaggctgctcatcaccttgcg gtttttggccacaggagagagctacacatccctgcacctccaatttagggttggcaaatccaccatctctcaaattgtgaggtgcacatgtgccgtcatctggcagaagttgcagcccatcgtgatgccttgcccaaccgaggagacttggctgcaggtagcagcaggctttcagtctgtggccaatttccccaactgcgtaggtgctgtcgatggcaaacatgtgagagtgctgaagccaccaagatcaggatcacgcttctttaattataagaagtatttttctgtggtcctgatggcggtggctggtgccaattacaagtttgttgccatcgacgttggtgcttatggcagttctggggactctcgggtgctgcaatcatcacagattggacttcaaattcttcgagatggcggaacgctcccagccccaagacctttgcccggTTCCACACATCctgtaccctttgtgatggtatcggatgaggtttTTCCCTTAAAAAcaaacctgctgcgcccatacccacgaagggcacTGGATGACCGGCGGAGGATTTTCAACTATCGGCTGAGCCGTGCACGaaaatatgtggaatgcacctttgggatcatgtgtagtcagtggaggatctttcacactgccatccagcTAGATACGGAGACCGTTGACACTGTGATCAAGGCATGCTGTGTTCTCCACAACTACGTTCGGGACTACAGCACAGAGGTAGTTGAGGAGTCACAGCTGTCTGAATTAATTGCAGTGGACAACTTGGGTCAAGGCAGGCAATCCATCTCGGGGTTGCGTGTGCGAgaaaccttcactgactacttcatgagtcctgaaggtgccgtgcactggcaatactcctgtgccggtgttgagcagcctgaacagcagagaAGATCAGACACCTAA